The Bacteroidia bacterium genome includes a region encoding these proteins:
- a CDS encoding AAA family ATPase, whose product MINKVERLTSIGKFRNYNAAGQVNFHKLTLIYGDNGGGKTTLTSVFRSLTTNKPEVVRSRISTNHIAPQAAQITQVGTPNIYHTFGAAGWTIPFPDIEIFDIHFVNDNIYSGFDFNDEHKKQLHQFVIGAQGVAIQNQIEQNKAAKATSRLNQTNIEQQLIQQVGNNLTADLITSFLAIPATQAINIDPQITAAVAVLASANANAIIQTLQMLSPLNRINSDIDFASLIIDLQTTSQAIQNATLETLFSNHCQDLLDNTLDGPENWLQKGYAYVESKQIANEPTISCPFCKQTIDSNVVILNTYASKFNADFNALVQRLQAHSISLQNFNLEAAIQALNSINQTNTASITSWTTHLPNTVQQPFFNIITDETAFRAEFQSLIASLQQKIQNPTAAVANTTATVFQSSLQTINSNIDCYNHSVTTYNSAITTFRTGIQTVANAQLAVDRLQRIKKRFETPIDTLCTQLSAEKQTLRGLETAYTLLSQQQQTAAATFFSSYQTQINHYLGNVFKTLFKIDNVVHVAPHGRATQSKIAYKLTIDGKDISFVPNQPFNAKECLSEGDKSTIALAFFLSKLDIDPNRQDKILIFDDPLSSLDTNRRTYTIGIIKALIQQMKQVVVLSHNEFFLHEIGKDFGGAIKNTLRITENFAAKASIIEECDLDSLVKNEYFKHIEALEAFRTNPDHSIKDTVLGWLRNVLEAHLRFKFYKEIRSMTGQKTFGRLISFLDTSGVVFRDNANRTTIIANLNLINGVSWKQHHGDPNPDYATLGMNPNTITAPELDNLIQDVLKLIEVQL is encoded by the coding sequence ATGATAAATAAAGTTGAACGTCTTACTTCCATTGGCAAATTTCGCAACTACAATGCTGCTGGACAGGTTAATTTTCATAAGCTGACTTTAATCTATGGTGACAATGGCGGTGGTAAAACCACATTGACTTCAGTGTTTCGTTCTCTAACAACAAATAAACCTGAAGTTGTTAGAAGTAGAATTTCTACAAATCATATCGCACCCCAAGCAGCACAGATAACCCAAGTTGGGACGCCAAATATTTATCATACTTTCGGTGCAGCAGGCTGGACAATCCCATTTCCTGACATTGAGATTTTTGATATTCACTTTGTCAATGACAATATTTATTCCGGCTTTGACTTTAATGATGAACACAAAAAGCAACTTCATCAATTTGTAATCGGTGCACAAGGTGTTGCTATTCAAAACCAGATTGAGCAAAACAAAGCTGCAAAAGCCACATCAAGACTAAATCAAACAAATATTGAACAACAGTTAATTCAGCAAGTAGGCAACAATTTGACAGCTGATTTAATTACTTCTTTTCTTGCAATTCCTGCAACCCAAGCCATCAATATTGACCCACAAATTACAGCAGCAGTGGCAGTATTAGCAAGTGCAAATGCCAATGCAATAATTCAAACATTACAAATGCTTTCTCCATTAAACCGAATTAATTCGGATATAGACTTCGCTTCTCTTATCATAGACTTACAGACCACATCACAAGCAATTCAAAATGCAACTTTGGAAACCTTGTTTTCAAATCATTGTCAAGACTTGTTAGACAACACACTTGATGGTCCTGAAAATTGGCTCCAAAAAGGATATGCATATGTTGAAAGCAAACAAATAGCAAATGAGCCAACAATTTCTTGTCCATTTTGCAAACAGACTATTGATAGTAATGTTGTAATTCTTAACACCTATGCAAGTAAATTTAATGCAGACTTTAATGCCTTAGTTCAGCGTCTTCAAGCACATTCTATATCGCTCCAAAATTTCAATTTAGAAGCAGCTATACAAGCGTTAAACAGTATTAACCAGACAAACACCGCAAGTATTACATCATGGACTACACATCTTCCAAATACAGTTCAACAGCCATTCTTTAACATAATTACAGACGAGACTGCTTTTAGAGCAGAATTTCAAAGTTTGATTGCTTCGCTTCAACAAAAAATACAAAATCCAACAGCAGCCGTGGCTAACACCACAGCTACTGTTTTTCAATCTTCCTTGCAAACAATTAACTCAAACATCGATTGCTACAATCATAGTGTTACGACTTACAATTCTGCTATTACAACATTTCGTACAGGAATTCAGACTGTTGCAAACGCACAGCTTGCAGTTGATAGACTACAAAGAATCAAAAAAAGATTTGAAACTCCCATTGATACACTTTGCACTCAATTGTCTGCCGAGAAGCAAACACTTAGAGGTTTAGAAACTGCATACACATTGTTATCACAACAGCAGCAAACGGCAGCAGCAACATTTTTCAGTAGTTATCAAACACAAATCAACCATTACTTAGGTAATGTTTTTAAGACCCTTTTTAAAATTGACAATGTTGTTCATGTTGCTCCCCATGGCCGAGCTACACAAAGCAAAATCGCATATAAGCTGACTATTGACGGCAAGGATATTTCATTTGTTCCTAATCAACCATTTAATGCAAAAGAATGTTTAAGCGAGGGAGATAAAAGCACAATTGCGTTAGCTTTCTTTTTATCCAAACTTGACATTGATCCGAACCGCCAAGACAAGATTTTAATTTTTGACGACCCGCTTTCAAGCTTAGATACTAATAGAAGAACATACACGATTGGAATAATCAAAGCATTAATACAGCAAATGAAGCAAGTTGTTGTTTTGAGTCACAACGAATTCTTCTTACATGAAATAGGTAAGGACTTTGGCGGAGCGATTAAGAACACTTTGAGAATAACAGAAAACTTTGCTGCTAAAGCTTCCATAATTGAAGAATGTGATTTGGACAGCTTAGTAAAAAATGAATATTTTAAACATATTGAAGCGTTAGAGGCATTTCGTACTAATCCTGACCATTCAATTAAAGACACGGTATTAGGATGGCTGCGTAATGTATTAGAAGCTCATTTGCGTTTCAAGTTCTATAAAGAAATTCGTTCAATGACTGGACAAAAAACATTTGGCAGACTTATTTCCTTTCTTGACACCTCAGGTGTGGTTTTTCGAGACAATGCAAATAGAACAACTATAATAGCTAACTTGAATTTAATTAATGGAGTTTCTTGGAAACAACATCATGGTGACCCAAATCCAGATTATGCAACATTAGGAATGAACCCAAATACAATAACAGCACCTGAATTGGACAACCTCATACAAGACGTTCTTAAATTAATTGAAGTGCAACTATAG
- a CDS encoding S8 family peptidase, translating to MKIFLLSFAFISSISCLWAQQKQNPISTNIYKNSKITVVKQTNNIGFTKNTGKMPNKEVLKKQQRTTINTNAKQIVQKNEIHWYALENENNTLYWSNVDCKNIIIELQKGISIESKGIKDFLQKNNLTKIVRKSKYPEIQNFYQFEVIEGNKKAILQIVNSAKLNPNILYVEPISIIKTNAFTPNDPYWNQQWGPYVIGADSVWSYYTGGTSNTKLAVIDNAVDWYHPDLYDNVWDGYDFANNDNDPTPDVAFASYQEHGTHVTGTIGATLNNGIGVSGMINDTVYFAKIGKDSTLSDVAVIDALNYISTVAHIRAVNMSFGGPSQSSALETAINNAWNNGKLLIAAAGNSNSSNPLYPAAFTNVISVSAVGVSSSYDFTCASYSNFGSTIDLSAPGGEASTGFPIISTLPNNTYGGANWQGTSMAAPHVTGLAGIVFDMNPFLTNAQARTIIEQQVFDLGASGWDQYFGTGMICAYCSYFEACNQLSANIATSGNLSFCEGGNVTFTCDYNDNVKYQWTFNGANISSATSNLLTANQSGSYNLVLTTPGGCQATWNPFIVTVNQNPPSPTISTNGSTTFCQGGSVILSAPSGYSWYNWSNGVNGPTNQDLTVTTTGSYSLNVANSNWCNSPESSPVWVQVNPLPPTPTISQNGNQLISDATTGNQWYLDGNIIPGATNQTYNITSAGNYYVISTNNGCSSNISNAIYSINVEEISLNNNFAVYPNPVNHELFIETLKSNSKLKFEIINSIGQIVYSSFVDKKVVVNISYFANGIYDLNIYDGQTIYTKRFIKE from the coding sequence ATGAAAATATTTTTACTCTCTTTTGCCTTTATTAGCAGTATTTCCTGTCTTTGGGCACAGCAAAAACAGAATCCGATTTCAACAAACATTTACAAAAACTCTAAAATTACCGTTGTTAAACAAACCAATAATATTGGGTTTACTAAAAATACTGGTAAAATGCCTAATAAAGAGGTATTAAAAAAACAACAAAGGACTACAATAAATACTAATGCAAAACAAATTGTACAAAAAAATGAAATTCATTGGTATGCTTTGGAAAACGAAAACAATACATTATATTGGTCAAATGTCGATTGCAAAAATATTATTATTGAATTACAAAAGGGTATTTCTATTGAGTCAAAAGGCATAAAAGATTTTTTACAAAAAAATAATCTTACTAAAATTGTCAGAAAAAGTAAATATCCAGAAATACAAAATTTCTATCAATTTGAAGTTATTGAAGGTAATAAAAAAGCAATTCTTCAAATTGTTAATAGTGCTAAATTAAATCCTAATATTTTATACGTTGAACCTATTTCAATCATAAAGACTAATGCCTTTACACCAAATGATCCTTATTGGAATCAACAATGGGGGCCTTATGTTATTGGTGCTGATAGTGTATGGTCATACTATACGGGTGGTACTAGCAATACAAAATTAGCCGTTATAGACAATGCTGTTGATTGGTATCATCCAGATTTATATGATAATGTTTGGGATGGTTATGATTTTGCAAATAATGATAATGATCCAACACCTGACGTTGCTTTTGCTAGTTATCAAGAGCATGGTACTCATGTTACAGGAACAATTGGTGCTACACTAAATAATGGCATAGGTGTATCAGGGATGATTAATGATACTGTGTATTTTGCTAAAATAGGTAAAGATTCTACTTTGAGTGATGTTGCTGTAATAGATGCATTAAATTACATTTCTACCGTAGCTCATATTCGTGCTGTAAATATGAGTTTTGGTGGTCCCTCTCAAAGTAGTGCCTTAGAAACAGCAATTAATAATGCATGGAATAACGGAAAACTTTTAATTGCAGCGGCTGGTAATAGTAATTCATCAAATCCTTTGTACCCTGCTGCTTTTACAAATGTAATCAGTGTTTCTGCAGTTGGTGTAAGTTCTAGTTACGATTTTACTTGCGCTTCTTATTCAAATTTTGGTAGCACAATTGACTTGTCAGCACCCGGTGGTGAAGCTTCAACTGGCTTCCCAATTATTTCTACTCTTCCAAATAACACCTATGGTGGGGCAAACTGGCAAGGTACTTCAATGGCAGCACCACACGTTACAGGTTTAGCAGGTATAGTATTTGATATGAACCCTTTTTTAACAAATGCACAAGCAAGAACCATAATAGAACAACAGGTTTTTGACTTAGGTGCAAGTGGTTGGGATCAATATTTCGGAACTGGAATGATTTGCGCTTATTGTTCATATTTTGAAGCATGTAATCAATTATCGGCTAATATAGCAACTTCTGGCAACTTGTCTTTTTGTGAAGGAGGTAATGTTACATTTACTTGTGATTATAATGATAATGTAAAATATCAGTGGACATTTAATGGAGCAAATATATCTAGTGCAACGTCAAATCTGCTTACAGCAAATCAATCTGGCAGCTATAATTTAGTATTAACAACACCTGGTGGTTGTCAAGCTACTTGGAATCCTTTTATTGTAACTGTTAATCAGAATCCACCTTCTCCAACAATTTCAACTAATGGTTCAACAACTTTTTGTCAAGGTGGAAGCGTTATCTTATCTGCTCCATCTGGTTATTCATGGTATAATTGGTCGAATGGAGTTAATGGCCCTACTAATCAAGATTTGACAGTGACAACAACGGGTTCTTATTCACTTAATGTTGCTAATTCAAATTGGTGTAACAGTCCAGAATCTTCACCTGTTTGGGTTCAAGTTAACCCCTTACCGCCAACACCAACTATTTCTCAAAATGGTAATCAACTTATATCTGATGCTACAACTGGTAATCAATGGTATTTAGATGGCAATATTATTCCCGGTGCAACAAATCAAACATATAATATAACATCGGCGGGTAATTATTATGTAATTTCTACTAATAATGGATGCAGTTCTAATATTTCAAATGCAATATATTCAATAAATGTAGAAGAAATCAGCTTGAATAACAATTTTGCAGTATATCCAAATCCTGTAAACCATGAACTTTTTATTGAAACATTAAAATCAAATTCAAAACTTAAATTTGAAATAATTAATAGTATTGGTCAAATTGTTTATTCTTCATTTGTTGATAAAAAAGTAGTTGTTAATATTTCATATTTTGCAAATGGCATTTATGATTTGAATATCTATGACGGTCAAACTATCTATACAAAGAGATTTATAAAAGAATAG
- a CDS encoding PD-(D/E)XK nuclease family transposase — protein sequence MIKEKYVNPFTDFGFKKLFGEEVNKDLLIDFLNSLLIGEQQIKNLTYLKNEHLSSSDTDRKAIFDLYCENERGEKFIVELQKAKQNFFKDRSVYYSTFPIQEQAKQGNWNFELKAVYTIGILDFMFDDQKHEPNKILHKIKLSDIEKNTVFYDKLTYIYLEMPKFTKKESELKTSFDKWLFVLRHLPALQNRPKALQERIFEKLFKTAEIAKFSQKEMKEYEDSLKYYRDFANTVDTAEHDGRKKEKIEIAKKCKKRGMSIEEIADLTGLSKEEITRLK from the coding sequence ATGATTAAAGAAAAATACGTTAACCCATTTACCGACTTTGGTTTCAAAAAATTGTTCGGAGAAGAAGTCAATAAAGACTTATTAATTGACTTCCTCAATAGCCTATTAATTGGCGAACAGCAAATTAAAAATCTTACCTATTTAAAAAACGAACATTTAAGCTCATCAGACACTGACAGGAAAGCAATATTTGATTTATACTGTGAAAATGAGAGAGGTGAAAAATTCATTGTAGAACTACAAAAAGCAAAACAGAATTTTTTCAAAGACAGAAGTGTTTATTATTCAACATTTCCAATACAAGAACAAGCAAAACAAGGAAATTGGAACTTTGAATTAAAAGCAGTTTACACAATTGGAATTTTGGACTTTATGTTTGACGACCAAAAACATGAACCAAATAAAATTCTGCATAAAATTAAACTTTCCGATATTGAGAAGAATACCGTTTTTTACGATAAACTCACATACATTTATTTAGAAATGCCTAAATTCACTAAGAAAGAAAGTGAATTAAAAACAAGTTTTGATAAGTGGCTGTTTGTATTAAGACATTTACCAGCTCTTCAAAACAGACCCAAAGCATTACAAGAAAGAATTTTCGAAAAACTATTTAAAACTGCTGAAATTGCAAAATTTTCACAAAAAGAAATGAAAGAATATGAAGACAGTTTAAAATATTATAGAGATTTTGCCAACACTGTTGATACCGCAGAACATGATGGAAGAAAAAAAGAAAAAATAGAAATTGCAAAGAAATGCAAAAAAAGAGGTATGAGCATTGAAGAAATTGCAGATTTAACAGGTCTTTCAAAAGAAGAGATTACAAGACTTAAGTAA